The following proteins are co-located in the Mycolicibacterium goodii genome:
- a CDS encoding thiolase family protein: MSGFADRDAVIVGAVRTPIGKGKAGGALHDVLPADLLAHSLRELIERTGIDPVQVDDVIAGAVTQVGDQAVNIARNALLGAGFPESVPGTTVDRQCGSSQQAISFAAQGVLAGAYDIVIAAGVESMSRVPMGTSVLPGSNPFGLAFGERYSDGLVPQGISAELIAAKWQLSRAQLDEFSAASHEKAARATKDGLFEAELAPIAGLATDEIIRPGTTVETLAGLKPAFYHESYAARFPQIKWEITPGNSSPLSDGSAAVMITSGATAKRLGLKPLARIHTTTVVGSDPLYMLTGVIPATEKVLRRAGLTLADIDLFEVNEAFAPVVLAWAADTGADLAKTNVNGGAIAIGHPLGASGARIMTTLVNALHQRGARYGLQTMCEGGGMANATIIERL, translated from the coding sequence ATGTCCGGATTTGCCGACCGCGACGCGGTCATCGTGGGCGCCGTACGCACCCCCATCGGAAAAGGCAAGGCCGGCGGCGCGCTCCACGACGTGCTGCCCGCGGATCTGCTGGCCCACAGCCTGCGGGAACTGATCGAGCGCACGGGCATCGATCCGGTCCAGGTCGACGACGTGATCGCCGGTGCCGTCACCCAGGTCGGCGACCAGGCCGTCAACATCGCCCGCAACGCACTGCTCGGCGCCGGGTTCCCCGAATCGGTGCCCGGCACCACGGTGGACCGCCAGTGCGGCAGCAGCCAGCAGGCGATCAGCTTCGCCGCGCAGGGCGTGCTGGCCGGGGCCTACGACATCGTGATCGCCGCGGGCGTCGAGTCGATGTCGCGCGTGCCGATGGGCACCTCGGTCCTGCCGGGCAGCAACCCGTTCGGTCTCGCGTTCGGCGAACGCTACTCCGACGGTCTCGTACCACAGGGCATCAGCGCCGAACTGATCGCCGCCAAATGGCAACTGTCCCGCGCCCAACTCGACGAGTTCTCCGCGGCCAGCCACGAAAAGGCCGCGCGCGCAACCAAAGACGGCCTGTTCGAGGCCGAACTCGCCCCGATCGCCGGGCTGGCCACCGACGAGATCATCCGCCCCGGAACCACCGTGGAGACCCTCGCCGGCCTCAAGCCCGCGTTCTACCACGAGTCGTACGCGGCCCGGTTCCCGCAGATCAAGTGGGAGATCACCCCGGGCAACTCGTCACCGCTCTCGGACGGCAGCGCCGCGGTGATGATCACCAGCGGTGCGACCGCCAAGCGACTCGGGCTCAAGCCGCTGGCGCGCATCCACACCACCACGGTGGTGGGCTCGGATCCGCTCTACATGCTCACCGGCGTCATCCCCGCCACCGAAAAGGTGCTGCGCCGGGCGGGTTTGACGCTGGCCGACATCGATCTGTTCGAGGTGAACGAGGCGTTCGCGCCCGTTGTGCTCGCCTGGGCGGCCGATACGGGTGCCGATCTCGCCAAGACCAACGTCAACGGCGGGGCGATCGCCATCGGTCACCCGCTGGGCGCCAGTGGTGCGCGCATCATGACCACGCTGGTCAATGCCCTGCACCAGCGGGGTGCACGCTACGGCCTGCAGACCATGTGTGAGGGCGGCGGCATGGCCAACGCCACCATCATCGAGCGCCTTTGA